The window AGATGCAAGATGTTTCCGTAAATCCCAGGCCTGAACAAAAAATCCTGAAATTTTCTGAAAGGTTGCAATCACTTAGAGTTGGAATTTCTACGTACTCCAGCATGAAACTTTTTGTTCTCTCTGTTATAAAATTTAGCATCAATATGCAGCCTCGGGATCAAAAACTCCTCCTTGTTCTGCCAAAAGCAATACAGTAACATCATCTCTTGCTAACACTGAATCCCTCCCTTCTTTCTAAATCTGCAACTGATTCATCTCCTCTTGCAGTTAATCAAAATACTATCATCTAGAGAAGCTGAGATAATTAAGTCTTTTGCACAGCAACACTATATTTTGAAACCTTTAGTAAATCGCTAGCAACCTGAAACCTCAAATCAGCTAAAGAAAGGGGCTATTACGCTTTCTGAAAAGTTTCTATTACACTGCTCTATCCATTTGGAATCTCTATAAGACCCCTCAGTCTAGCATCATAATGAGCAATTTCTGTTTATCATCTCTTGATGTTATTGCAGCTTCTGATATCCTATATTCCTGTGTGCTCTTTCCTCTAAAAATGCTATAGTCCATGCTTGCAATCTCCATTCCCTTCGGAGTCTTTAGCAAAAATTAACTACTCCTGCAAATTCTCTAAACAAGGGAACTCTGATTTGTCTTTCACCCGCCCTGTGTTAATATATCTGAACTCCCATCTGACCGACTCTTAATTCTCCACTCACGAATGATGGAATGTACTTAACCATTGTCACCAAACATAAGGAACTAAACCATTTCCTTACTGTAAGAATACAGGATGTCAACACAAATGTATCATGCACTGTTACTATGAGCCTCAGTAAATTAATTCAAAGCACTGTGGGCTGCAAGGGGTGATTGAGTAAGAACAACAGGACCCACATAGGTAAATAACTTATGCATAGCCACATTAGACGGGACAAAAATTCTGAATGCATACCTTGGTCCAAAAGTATATGAGTGGCAATAGTCCATTGATTAAACAATTTAAACCAACTACATTCACGAGGATACAGGGGGTGTTTGGATCATGCATGGGAATGGGAAACGAGAATGAGAAAAGAGGGTATGAGAATGGGGAGAAACGAGATTGGGAATGAGGTTACTCATGTTGTTTGGATCATGCTGGTATTGGAATGAATACTCACATAAGCTGTTTGGTTTACACCGGAATGAGAATCGGAATAGTTTTTTtctaaacaaattttttataagattttattaataaaaagccaatttttattatttgaaaacatgaaataattcattatatttttggatttttaaaagtcaaacaaaggcacaaaattataaattataaaacaaaattaagttaACTTTTCACTATCAATTTATTATTCATGccttttattgtttatttgattttccAAAAACCTTAAAgtcttattaaaaatatgaaaaataataaaaataacgaGCAaggaaaaaacaaacaaaaaaatccTACAAAAATCTGCTTTAATTATCCAATGTTACTACAATaagcaaaataaaatttctatttatttGCATAACTTTTACACAAATCATAAGAACCTcatgcacactaaacaagtaaACTTCTCAACCTTTTACACATAATAAAATTTGGTTCGGTTCCAAACAACAACCTTACATCAGTGtttaactttcttaaaatgagaatctTCTTTTCTCAAAAGTAGCAAAGTGATGTAATTGTAAGAGCGGCTCCGACAGAAATTGTCTTCCACCGTTATCTGTCAAGCAAGTCTTTACAACTCGATTGCTTAACACCTCCTTTTACAACTCGATTAACAAAACAAGAGACATACAGGCTAATGATTTCAGTCGGATAGAATGTTACTCAGCAAAATGTACCTCAGAAATCAATCACGAGACGACCATCAGAAAATCGTCCATTTGACCTGCCAAATGTAGTGGATACTGAGCCAGTGTAAACAGAATGACAGAAACATCTAATATCTATTTCTTGCGACAACATAAGACAAATTTAATATAGCACACTAAAATTTCAAACTTCGGCTAGTTAACTCTTGTAAAATCAAGCTATTGATCAGTATTGTGAAGTTAATGGTTTGATGCTCATGCCAAAGCTTTAagttaaaagaattataaaaattaaacatgTAATTTACTACTAATTTAGTCCTAGTTTTCATCAGTGGCAAATATGTACCAACCGTgtaaaaatacatatatcatagACTTGTAATACAGAATTAGAAACCTAATTGAAATGGTACAAAAAAATTGGGATTTTCAAGCTACGtgagttttataatatatgatatagcATGAGATCTATTTAAAGCCtgactttaatattttaaaatttaaattctcgCTCTAACATCTTAAGAGTATAGATGTTAAGGTCCTCATCGGATACTAATATATTTGTCTAAGTATTTTTGTTCCAACCGCCAAAAAAACAGATGCATACAATTATACTCTCAAAGGAGGTGGTATGCTCTTTTTGAACAAGCATCATTAAACTCTTTGGTTTATAGTTATAGTTTCAAAAAATGTAAGCCACAGAGTGGCTAGGGAAGTGACTCAAGTGACAGAGGTCTGGGATTGTATTAACACtacttctgttctttttgatataGAAGAAGCCAAAGATGCATATTTAAAAGCAACCAACTACTACTgtctattttaacaatataatcaACAATTGCATTCAATTATGACAGAAAATAACAATATCGGGACCTGTATAAAATTAAGCAGATATTTAAGGCACTTCATGCTTTTCGTCATCAAGATGGATTGCCATTACGCGGTTTGAAAACAATTATTGTATCCTATTTCATATCGAGAAGGTATTGAATGATAAATATTACCTTCCCTTCTTCTGTGCTTGTGACAATATCAATAGCATAAACCTCATTCTCTTCAAACTCAGTAGCATCAACGTATCAGGGTTTCAGACACTGAAGACAACTTTGTTCCCGTCAATCACAAACTGTTTGAGCTGATGACTAAGAACTCCTTTAACAATTTACAGTCATAGGCAGAGGCAACCTTCTGAACCGCTTCAGACACATCCTTGTTCTGCCATGGCAAAAAGAATGATTGAAAGAAATTGGAGAACAATAAAGGAAACTTTATTTCAAATAAAGTTTCAAATAAGCATAGAAGACAGAGGACCATTTCAAATAAGCCTCTTCCGGAAtccatttcaaattttgtaGTGTTGTCTCTGATTGTTTTGCATTTGTTAGCTTACGTTGCAGAAGCCTTTTTCTAGATTTAATGATCTATCTAGCTTAAACTAACTACTGAAAGTTGTCAATTGTCATCTTAACCTTCTGTCAAAAGGTTGCAGAAGCCCCATTTTCACATCTTTAGCTTAAAATATTACTACATTGGTGAACAAGGCACAACAGACCAGACGaccaaataaaaaatttcatgatGAATCAGAAAAAGGGTACCATGTCAACACGGGGAAACCCTAAACTTATCAATCATCCCTGTACCTTTTCTTTCCCTGTATGTCCCTATGCTACAGTGCAAGAGCAGTATTAACAATTAAACTGAAACATACCCGACAAAGTATTTACTAGTGCAGACTGTTCAATTTTTTGAGCTAATCGATCTGCAATATTTACTTGTTATAAAACAGTGATAAGTGGTTTCTTAATAGAAAATGATGATCCCTGAGTGTGTGCTTCTGTGACAAGATAATATAACCAGTTTAGTCGTTACTCTCCGTTTGCTCATGTTAACTTGCTGAACACATATTCAAGAGTCATTCATGGTGTATGTCTGTATGACATATCTAATCAATGTAGAAAATGAGCTTAAGGTTCCATTACAACATACCTAGCAAAACAGTAATTGAGCAGCTCGCACAGGCATTATGTCAAACactttatcaacaaaaaaacTCAAGAACATGTACTGCAAGTCTAAGGACTCTAAGAAGCTCAACATTCAATTAACAGAACCACTACACAAGAATGAATATATTTGTATAGCATTTACCTTGAGAAATGGCCTTTGATGTTGGGCAGTGTGTTGAAGTAGGGCTAGCTCAATGGCGAGAAAAGAGAGAAGatggagagaggggggggggggagataTGTCGATTTGCCGGAGAAGATGGAAAAAAGAGAACGAGAGAGATGGCGATGGAGAAGAGAGATCGAGAAAGGAGAGACTGGTGAGGTGGAGAGAAAACGGGAAATAATGGAACACAAAGTAGAGGTCGGGAGAAACGAGCGTCTTTAAATCCCGGGGTACTGGTAAGGTTATCAATTTACCGGCTAAAAGTTTACAGATACCCATTCCCGGCAATCAAAAGCGTGATCCAAACAGCATGTTAGGGAATCAGATTCCCATTCCTGTTTACCAAGCTCGTTAACCTCCAACCAAACACCCCCATAGTTTGCAAAACCTTCTCAAGTGCCTGACTGAAACACAAAGCAGTCTATAAGTTTGTTGCGACGATGCTACATCCTGCATCTTTTCTTAATCCCTTCTCCTCCACCAAATTTCTCAGTCTATCCACATCTTCCCAACGGTTCTGTTCTGCATACATATTCGACAAAAACACGTGGTAACTAGTATTTTCTGGATCCAAACTTATGAGCCGATGAACTGCAACTTCAGCAACTTCAGTCGAGTTGCTGCTTTTCCTACAACCGGCCAGAAGAGCTCCCCATATTCTGATATCAGGCTCAATTGGCAATTTGCTCACGAATTCAAGAGCTTCTTTCACATATCCTCGACGACTTAGCATATCTACCATGCACGCATAGTGTGCAAGTTTTGGGGTAACACAAAATTTCTCTTCCATCGCATAAAACCAGTCCCAACCTTCGTCATCAAGTCCACAGTGACTACAAGCAGATAAAACTGATACGAAAACAACATCATTGGGCATAATCCCACTATCCAACATGTTTGAAAAAGTCTCAAGAGCCTCAGTGCCATATCCATTTATCCCATACCCATTAATCATGGAACTCCAGCATATAAGATCTTTGGCAGGCATTTCTTCAAAAATTGCCTTTGCTTGTCTTATACTACCATATTTGcaatataaatcaattaaagAAGATGTAAGAAATGAATTTAATGAGTAACCAACTTTCTTTATGTGAGCATGTATGCTTTCTCCCGTACCTTTATCAGCCATCGTAGTAGAAGCATGTAAAAGACTAACAAATGTTATTTCGTTAGGCTTCTGATTTGCCAATTGCATAgctttatatataatgaaagcATCAGAAGGAGCCTCACTCTGAGCATATGCTGATATCATTGCgctataaatgataaaatccTTTTGCTGGATCTGATTAAATAAATGTCTAGCATAGCCCACATTTCCAAATTTAGCATACATATGAAGAAGCCCTGTGACAATGGAAACAAAAGCCATATATCCACTTTTCAGCACAAGAGAATGTAATCCAAAACCAAAATAACGCTCTCGAGCTTGTATAGCTGCCGTTAGTGCTTCCTGTACGATATTTTCATCTGGCTTATAACTACTAAATAGCATATATAAGAAAACATTCAGTGCTTTCCTTGGATTTTTATTTTCCATACATCCACTAATCATAGTCCTCCAAGAAATAAGATCCTTGTGTTGGATTCCACCAAAAACCTTTGCAGACGCCTCAAATTTCCTACATTTAGCATACATATGTACAAGTGAGTTCTGGACGTTTGTATGAGAATTCAACATTGCCTTAAGAGAATACCCGTGAATCTCTTTGCCAAACCATAACTCACCAAGCTCAGCACAAGCTGGTAAGATAGTGACAACAGTCACAAGATTCGGCTTTACACCATAATACTGCATGCCCCTAAAAGTATTAAACGCTTCAACATACATCCCACTCCTCACACACGCAGAAACCATCGCACTCCACAGAACAACATCCTTATTCCATGTTCCCTCAAACAGCTTCAACACAATATTCATATCCCATGCAGAATAAACACTAAGAAGCGCAGTCACAACCGAAACCTCCAACTCAAACCCAAACTTAATAACAAAACCATGCATCACCCTTGTAATATTCTCCGAATGTGTCGCCCCGGAAGCTCTTATCAAGCTCAACATTGTCACGTAATTCACCTTATGCTCATTCACCAACATTATTTTAAACAACTCAATGGCTTCTTGGGACTTATTTCTTTTAACCAAGCTCGATATTCTCGAAGTCCAAGATATAACATTATCATCATTTTCACCAAAAACACCAACTGGGTCATGAACATTTACATGATAATCCCACATACTGCTATAGTATAAGCCACAAAGTgatttgttttttgaaaaatgtcTTTGGGGCCTTCTGTCAAACATGTGTTGTGCATTCCGAAAAATAGAATACATTCGCTTAAATTGTAACTTCCGATAGGCCTCGGATATGCACTGAGGAGCTAAAGTTGATATAATCACCGGAATTTGCCGGTAAGAAAGGTCTAGCAGCCAgaaaaatctgatgaaggtgtttttttctatataaattactacattaaaaatataacgTCTGTCAAGAAAAAATAAGTCTTTTTGTCAAGAAAAAATAATCAACATCTGCATGCTtggaatttatatttttgtgtaattatttctaaaaatcctaaaattttaatattgtttataaaCGTCCGGCAATTTATCAGTTGCTAAGTGctattttttaaatatccaaGTTAATGAAATTATGTTAGATATCttcaaatattttctaaaatattaaatcaatcaATAAGTTAATTTGTAACAACATCCGTGTAAGTTTAATTAActgataattttattataaatatgtaaaaacccaaaaaatttaaattttaatgaaatttttatagtgACTATTTAAATGTGCAGTGAGATACATTTATGGATATTGGTAtaaacatttttataaatattaaatttatttaaataaattagtacaataaaaattattattctcaaacAATTTACCAGATAGTAgttcatatattttaatttcacaCTACGTAGGGGATAAGATAGAAAAGGAATAGGTTGAGCGGTGTCATCAGCTAGGTGTGTGTATCATCTATTAGCTAAGCCTTCTAGCTTGGGTGACTCTTGccatcaatatataaaaaattgcatTGGATAAAGATTAATAAAAAAAGCTAATGAAAGCAGGACCACCACCACTCTATGCAGGATGGTGCTCGACAACATACTGCATTCTAGTACTAATATAGCTGTTGCTGCTTATTTTGTCTTATTAATACTTTTGTTCTATAGCCCAACTG of the Daucus carota subsp. sativus chromosome 4, DH1 v3.0, whole genome shotgun sequence genome contains:
- the LOC108216670 gene encoding pentatricopeptide repeat-containing protein At1g11290, chloroplastic-like, with the translated sequence MYSIFRNAQHMFDRRPQRHFSKNKSLCGLYYSSMWDYHVNVHDPVGVFGENDDNVISWTSRISSLVKRNKSQEAIELFKIMLVNEHKVNYVTMLSLIRASGATHSENITRVMHGFVIKFGFELEVSVVTALLSVYSAWDMNIVLKLFEGTWNKDVVLWSAMVSACVRSGMYVEAFNTFRGMQYYGVKPNLVTVVTILPACAELGELWFGKEIHGYSLKAMLNSHTNVQNSLVHMYAKCRKFEASAKVFGGIQHKDLISWRTMISGCMENKNPRKALNVFLYMLFSSYKPDENIVQEALTAAIQARERYFGFGLHSLVLKSGYMAFVSIVTGLLHMYAKFGNVGYARHLFNQIQQKDFIIYSAMISAYAQSEAPSDAFIIYKAMQLANQKPNEITFVSLLHASTTMADKGTGESIHAHIKKVGYSLNSFLTSSLIDLYCKYGSIRQAKAIFEEMPAKDLICWSSMINGYGINGYGTEALETFSNMLDSGIMPNDVVFVSVLSACSHCGLDDEGWDWFYAMEEKFCVTPKLAHYACMVDMLSRRGYVKEALEFVSKLPIEPDIRIWGALLAGCRKSSNSTEVAEVAVHRLISLDPENTSYHVFLSNMYAEQNRWEDVDRLRNLVEEKGLRKDAGCSIVATNL